The genomic DNA CAAAGGTAACGGGGGCGAAGCAAATTGTCTTGCAGGTTGTCGTCGGTTGCGGCTTGCCGATGAAAATGCTATACTGACCGTGATGCCACATCACCCGGAAAAAGGTGGTCGCGATGCGAAAAGACGGTATGCAGCGGTGGAATCACCGTGATAAAATCACACGGAGGGAGTTTCTGCAGCTGTCTTTTGCTCTTGCTCCTGTTCTTGCCGGCTGTAGTGGATCGAGCAACACCCGGTACCAGCCTCCTCCACCAGACTTCTGGTTGCTCGGTAGTGAGGAAGAGATCGCTGAGCAAACGCGGAGGGCGGTGCAGTTTGCTACCGGCAACGGGCAGGGGGCTCGCCCTGTGACGCTTGGAGTGGCGGGGCAGGTTTTCCGAATCGAACCCACTGAGAGGGCAAACGTGGTGCAAATCACTCGATGGGCGGCTGGGGAGATGGAGCAGGTTGCCATTCGCTGGGCACTGGACGGCATGAGCTTTGACGATCAACGCAGGATTCGCCTGAACTCTCGGGGCGTTACGGACTGGATAAACTGGGGAGTGAGGGCGATCGTGCTGCTGCTGATAGTCTGGTTGGGAGCGAGTGTAGCCAAGTTCATCATGGCGGCAATCGCTACTGTGGCTTTCTACCTTCTTCTGGCTGCCATCCTCGCAACCGCAGTCGGAGTGGCTCTGGAACTGCTAAAGCTCACAGGGCTTACATGGAACGACGTGACGGCGTTTGTGCAGACGACCGTTACCACACTGGTCCAGTTCCTGAGGGAGATAGTAGGTTCTGTCTCTCCTTGAGGAGGCGTGTGTGGAGCCTGCAGCAAGGTTCGTTATGGAGGGTAGCGTATGTGGCGATGGATTCTTTGTGTGTGCTCTATCATCCCGTGCGTGGCGGCATGGGCGCAGCAAGTAGAGCGTGTTTCTTACAAAGGCTGGCAGGATTGCTACCGCCTGACGAACGGTACGGTGGAGCTGGTGGTCGTTCCCTCTATCGCCCGCATCATGCACTATGGCTTCGTGGGTGAGCCAAACATGCTATGGGTCAACCCGGCAACTGAGGGCAGGCCGGTCAAGCCGGGTGAGTGGCCGAACCACGGCGGGGATAAGGCGTGGGTGTGGCCTCAGGACGAGTGGGAGATGCGCACCGGCAGGGGATGGCCACCTCCCTCAGCGACAGACCAGGTGCCTCATCAAGCGGAGATTATCGCAGGTAACGTTATTCGGTTGACCTCGCCGCTGGTGGCAGGATATGGAGTGCGTATTGTGCGCGAGATTCGTCTGGAGCCGTCAGGCACGCGCGTACACATCCTGACACGACTGGAAAAGGTACGCGAGGGGGCGGATTTTGCGGTTGCTGCATGGGTGGTAGCACAGCTGCCTGTACCGGAACTGTTGCTGATTCGGCTACATTCCGGTTCTGCGTTGAGCGACGGATACAAGCTGTTCAGCCCAGACCCGTGGAAGGCTGTGCGTCGGCTGGGGGCGGATATTCTACTACCGGAGCGTCGCACCGATGTGGCGGTGAAGCTGGGCTGCGATGCGGACATTCTGGCGTGGTTCAAGCCGCCCTATCTGGTGGTGCATCACTCACCCATTGCGAGTTTGTCAGATTTCAAGCCGGGCGACCACGCGCAGATTTTCTCGAATTCAGACACACTGCCGTACATCGAGCTGGAGTTCACTTCACCGTTGAAGGTGTTGCGTAATGGGGAGAGTGTATCCCTGGAGGTCACCTGGGATCTGTATCGCATCTCGCCTGAGAAAGGGACACCTGAGGCACTGGCAGAGTTTTTGCGGGCATACGGGCGTTAGGGGTAAACCTAACCCCCTTGCCCCCCGACTACTAGCTCACTCCCTGCTTGTTCATGCAGCACTTCTTGTACTTCTTGCCGCTGCCGCAGGGGCAGGGGTCGTTGCGCCCCACTTTTTGCGTCTTCACCACCGTGCCGGCTGCTGCACGGGAGGCCGGGCGTGCGGAGCCGTTACCGTCGTCTGCCGGCGTACTCCCCGCACCCGACATACTGGTTACCTGCACGTTGGGCTGAGGCTGGGGTGGAGCGACCTGTACGTGGTACATCCAGCGGACAACATCTTCCTGAATCGAAGCCAGCATTTGCTGGAACATCTCGTAAGCCTCTTTCTTATAGGCGACCAGCGGGTCTTGCTGGGCGTATCCGCGCAAGCCGATGCCCTCGCGCAGGTAGTCCATGTTGGCGAGATGCTCCATCCACTTCTCGTTGATGACGCGCAGCATCACCCAGCGTTCCAGCGCACGCATCAGTTCCGAGCCGAGCTCCTGCTCGCGCTGCGCGTAGGCGTTCAGAGCGACCTCTTGCAGGTAATCCACCAGCTTATCCGCCGGTCGCGACTTGATGTCGTCCACACTGATCCAGCGGGAGATGCCGAACAGCTCCTCCAGGCGGCGGAAGAGACCCTCTGCGTCCACCTCCGCGTGGCGCGTGTCTTGCAGGGTGAACATCATCACCGAGTCTTCCACCTTCTCGCGGATGAAATCATGAATGGTGGGGGTAAGCCGGTGACCTTCTAGGATGCGTCGACGCTCGCTGTAGATAACGCGGCGTTGTTCGTTCATCACTTCATCGTACTCTAACACGTGTTTGCGGATTTCGAAGTTGTACGCCTCCACTTTCTTCTGCGCCTTCTCGATCAGGCGGGAGAGCAGCTTCACATCTACGCTTTCGCTCTCTTCCCACATAGCAAGCAGGCGTTGCTTGGATGGGTCGCCGAATCGTCGCCACAGTTCGTCCTCCAGCGAGACGTAGAACCGGCTCTCACCCGGGTCGCCCTGTCGTCCCGAACGACCGCGCAGCTGGTTGTCGATGCGCCGTGACTCATGTCGCTCGGTGCCCAGGATGAACAGTCCGCCCAGCTTGCGCACCTCTTCGGCGGCTTTGGAGCGTTCGGCTTCGCTGAGTGGCGGTGGCGGGAGTGCACGCCCGCGTCGGAAGGAACGCCATTGCTCTTCCGCTTCCTCATCTATCTCTTCGCCCTCTTGCGCTACCTGAGGTGCTATGCTGCCACCTAAAATGATGTCCACGCCGCGTCCCGCCATGTTGGTAGCGACAGTGACCGCGCCCTTGCGCCCCGCCTCGGCGATAATGATAGCCTCTTTCTCGTGGTATTTTGCGTTCAGCACGTTATGCGGCACGCCATGCGCAAATGCTTCTTTCAGGTACTCGATGTTCTCCGGCGGCGCGCCAACCAGCTGGATGGCTCGCTGCAGGTTTTCGGGCAGATTCATATCGGGTACGATGCCCAGTTCCTTCGCCAGCGGAGTCAATGCACTCAGACTCAGCTCGTCCAGGCGGCGGTTCAACAGAGCACGATATTCCTTCTTCTTCTCGTTGGGTATCTCTTTGCGCTTCTCCATCTCATCGCGCAGGATGTGGATAAGGCACAGCAGCTTCAGCCTGTCGGGGCGCAGGCGGTCGCTCACTTTTTCCGACATCTCGATAGAGCGCGTTCCTACCAGCACCGGCTGCTGCTTCACATACAGACGCAGTATCTCCGTGGCGATGCCGCGGAACTTCGCTTCCTCTGTCTTGTAAATCACGTCCGGGTGGTCAATGCGAATCATCGGCTTGTTCGTGGGCACTACCACCACGTCCAGCCCGTAAATCTTGCGGAACTCATCCTCTTCGGTCTTGGCGGTACCGGTCATACCCGCCAGCTTCTTGTAGAGGCGGAAGTAGTTCTGGAAGGTGATGGTCGCCAACGTCTGGTTCTCTTGCCGGATGGGCACGCCTTCCTTCGCCTCAATCGCCTGGTGCAAGCCGTCGGAGTAACGCCGCCCGAACATCAACCGTCCGGTGAACTCATCCACGATGATAATCTCGCCATCGCGCACCACGTAGTCTACATCGCGTTTGAAGATGGTGTGCGCCTTCAGCGCGGCGTTGACGTGGTGCATCAGGTCGGGGTCTTCAGCGAGGTTTTTCACGCCCAATCCCTGCTCCACACGCTGGATGCCCTCCTCGGTGAGGGTGACGATTTTCTGTTTCTCTTCCAGCGTGTAATCGCGCCCGGGTTGCAGGTGGCGCACCACGCGGTCCACGCGGTAGTAAAGGTCGGTGGACTCGCCGGCGTAGCCCGAGATGATGAGCGGGGTTCGCGCCTCGTCAATCAGGATGCTGTCCACCTCGTCGACGATGGCGTAGTTCAACTCGCGCTGTACAACCTCTTCGATGGAGAACGCCATGTTATCGCGCAGGTAGTCGAAGCCGAACTCATTGTTGGTTCCGTACGTGATGTCCGCGAGATAAGCCTCTTTGCGGTGACATTCTTTCAGATGCAGGTAACGCGGGTCAGAAGCCTGATAGCCGGGTGTATAGATGTAGGAACCGCCGATTTCGCCCGTTTCGGGGCTCTGTCCCTGGATGACGCCCACGCTCATGCCCAGCAAGTGGTAGATAGGTCCCATCCACACTGCGTCACGTCGTGCCAGGTAGTCGTTGGCGGTGACAAGGTGCACGCCCTTGCCTTCCAGCGCGTTAAGATAGATGGGCAGGGTGGCGACCAGCGTTTTGCCTTCACCTGTCTTCATCTCGGCGATGCGCCCATCGTGCAGCACCATGCCACCAATAAGCTGTACGTCGAAGTGGCGCATCTTGAGGGTGCGCTTGGAGGCTTCTCTCACCACCGCAAAGGCTTCAGGCAACAGGTCGTCTAGCGTCTCGCCCTTTGCCAGGCGGTCGCGGAACTCATCCGTCTTGGCGCGCAGCTGATCGTTACTCAGAGCAGCTATCTGCTCTTCGAGGGCGTTAATCTTTTCGACCACCTTGCGGTAGCGTCGGATGTCGCGTTCGTTGCTGTCGAACAGACTCAGTAGAAATCGCATGACGTACTCCTTCGGCGCGTGCGAGGTATTCCCCAACCGATTACGGTGTTATTTTCGGCTTTCTCCTCGTAGGTGAATACGGTGTATCCACAGATAGATGTTACCAGTCTAAACCAGTGATTGTCAATCTGCACAGCAGGAGGGGATTGCTTCGCCCGAAGTTCTGCAGGGAGGTGGCACAGCCCCAAAGGACGAAGGCGGCTCGGCTGGTACCTTGCCTCCAGGCGGTTGTGGGACAAGAATCACGAAATCCTCCCCAAAATGCTTGATTTTGGTGTACGCAGGTTGGTATAATCGGTGCATATATGGTGTTATACCTGACACTTTCTGAACCAATTTCCCAGATGGGTCTGAATGCGGAGGAGGGGGCGACACTGCCAGCTTCCGCGTCCAGATAGACAAGCCAAACACTTGCAGAAAGGAGGTCTGTACGGAGTGAAAGCATTTTGGGTTTACCGGATGTTGCTCGCGTTTCTCGTGTTCAGCGTATGGGGGCGGAACGAGGCACAGACGTTAACCTGGCTGGGTACGCTGCCAGGCAATAACCCGAGCTATGCGTTCGCCCTCTCTACTGACGGCTCGGTGGTGGTCGGTATGGCACACAATTCCAGTAATCATTGGCGTGCCTTTCGCTGGACTTCCGGTGGCGGGATGCAAGATCTGGGCACGCTGGGTGGTATGCACAGTTATGGGTTAGGTGTTTCAGCAGACGGCTCAGTGGTGGTCGGCTGGTCAAACGACATCAGTGGGAGACAACGTGCTATTCGCTGGACTTCCGGTGGCGGGATGCAGGATCTGGGCACACTGGGCGGTGCGCATAGTTACGCGGCTGCCGTTTCCGCGAATGGTTTGACGGTGGTCGGTGGGGCGAACAACGCCAGTGGAGCGTGGCGCGCTTTTCGTTGGACCTCTGGTGGCGGGATGCAGGATCTGGGCACGCTGCCAGGTGGCCCGGAGAGCTATGCGTATGGTGTCTCCGCAGATGGCTCGGTGGTTGCTGGCAGGGCAACCAATGCGAGCGGGAAACTCCGTGCCTTTCGCTGGACTTCCGGTGGCGGGATGCAGGATCTGGGCACGCTGTCGGGCGGTTCGTGGAGCTATGCATATGGTGTCTCTGCGGACGGCTCAGCGGTGGTCGGCTGGGCAGACACAACCGGTGGGCAACAGCGTGCCTTTCGCTGGACTTCCGGTGGCGGGATGCAAGATCTGGGCACGCTACCCGGATACAATTCGTTCTTGGGCATAGGTGTCTCTGCGAGTGGTTCGGTGGTGGTCGGTAGGGCAGACAATGCCCTTTATACAGCTGCCTTTCGCTGGACGGCGATTGGCGGCATGGAAGACCTGAACTCCAGCTACGCCAGCTTGCTCGCCAACGGCTCGTGGCTTTATGGAGCCTACTCCATCTCGCCCGATGGACGCTATATTGTGGGCAATGGCTGGAACGCCGCCACCCAACGTTATGAAGCCTACCTGCTGGATACGCTGACGATACCGGAGCCGGCGAGCTGGCTGTTGTTTGGTGTGGGATTGACTTGCTTCATGCGCCGCAGGCGCAGGTAAGCCTTCGCTTTTGTTGCCTGCTCTCGGTTGTGGAGAGCGTGGGGTGCACGCACCGGTGCGTGCGCCCCGGTTTCGGTTTGACTTGGGCGTGTTAGTGGCGGCGTTTGGGAGTATGCCGGGCGATGCGAACTGGAACCCTGAGGCGGATTTGGATGGTGACGAGGAGGTGACGCTGTTTGATTTCGGGGTGCTGGTGAGCAACTTCGGCGCGGTCGGGGATGATTAGGGCAGTGATTCCCCTTGCTGTTGCCAGATACGCTGGCACAACGGCAGGAAATCACACTGCTGACAGTAGGGGATGCGTTTCGGCTGCAGGTACTCGAAGTCGCGGGCGATTATCTCTTCACCAAGTTGACGGATATCCTCACGAAACTCTGCCAGCTCGGCGTCGGTAAGGCTCGCGCTGGCGAACGCGCCCGTCTGCAGAGCGACGATGGTGGCGATGATATGACGGTCGGGGTAAAGGTGCTTCAGCAGCAGCTGGTAACAACACATCGCCAGGTCATCGTGCACCTCTTCGGGGGTCACGTCGGCACGCCAGCTCTTGTAGTCGATAATCTCCAGCGTGCCGTCGGGATGCTCATCCACCCGGTCCACGCGCCCTACCAGCGTGAACATGCCCATGTCCATGCGCAACATGCGTTCCTGCATCAGGATGCGCGGTCGTTGCTCCGGCGCGATCTGCTGCATCATCTCCTGCACCCGCGCGTGGTACTGCTCTAGCAACACCGCTGCCATGTGCTGGAACTGCTGCTCCTCGTGGGGCGACTCATAGCCCGCCGCTACCCATTGCTGCTGCATCACCTGCTGTAGCTGTTCTACCGAAACCTCCTCGGCGCCGCCAGATGCGTGCAGGTGCTGTAACACCGCGTGCATCGTGGTGCCAAACGCGTACTCGCGCTTTGCCCGCATGTAGAACTTCCCACGCGGGTTGAGGTAGGTATGGTAATACTTCACCTCGCACAGCAGGTAGGTTCGGATACGACTGGGACTGAGCACGGGCTTGCGTGGCATCGTTATACCGCCATCACGGTGGTTACTGTGTCCAGCAGTGTACCGCGTTCGCGTAGCATCTCCACTGCCTTATCTACCGCCTGCGTGCTGCCGGTGATGAGCAGCGTTTTGCTGTCGCCGCGCTCGGAGATAATCTCCGTTTGTAGCCCCTTTGTCGGGAGGTCCATCTTTTCGTCGGGGGCGACACGCACGATGGCGATGCTGCGCAGTTCACGTGAACCGTATGGATACGCCTGCACCTGCAGCACCTGCTGCAGGCGGGATAGGGTGCGCCAGAGCGTTTCCTTCTTGCGTTCGGTAGCGTGGAAGCTGAGCACGATGGTGCTGGGTGCGCCCAGCATACTGGCTGCACTACTGCCAAGTGTAGTTTCCAGCGACACTCCGCGACTAGAGAACGCCGAAGCGATGGCGGTCAGTGCACCCGGCTTATCCTGTACCTTTATCACAAACACCCAGTGTTCATTCCCCATATTTGGTCCACTCTCGTAGCTTGCGTTGAATCTGGCTGGCGGATTGCATCAGCAACCGTGCTTCGTCCTCCCAGAGCTGTACTGTCACCACCTGCGACCATCCATTATTGCCCACCACAATCGGCGCGCCGATGGCGGTGTGGATGCCGTAAAACTCTCCGTCCAGCCGAACCTGTCCTGCCACCACAATCTCGCGCCCATCCATCAGCGTGCGCACGAGGTCTACGGTCACGTTGGCGGTTGCCACCGCCGT from Armatimonadota bacterium includes the following:
- the secA gene encoding protein translocase subunit SecA — its product is MRFLLSLFDSNERDIRRYRKVVEKINALEEQIAALSNDQLRAKTDEFRDRLAKGETLDDLLPEAFAVVREASKRTLKMRHFDVQLIGGMVLHDGRIAEMKTGEGKTLVATLPIYLNALEGKGVHLVTANDYLARRDAVWMGPIYHLLGMSVGVIQGQSPETGEIGGSYIYTPGYQASDPRYLHLKECHRKEAYLADITYGTNNEFGFDYLRDNMAFSIEEVVQRELNYAIVDEVDSILIDEARTPLIISGYAGESTDLYYRVDRVVRHLQPGRDYTLEEKQKIVTLTEEGIQRVEQGLGVKNLAEDPDLMHHVNAALKAHTIFKRDVDYVVRDGEIIIVDEFTGRLMFGRRYSDGLHQAIEAKEGVPIRQENQTLATITFQNYFRLYKKLAGMTGTAKTEEDEFRKIYGLDVVVVPTNKPMIRIDHPDVIYKTEEAKFRGIATEILRLYVKQQPVLVGTRSIEMSEKVSDRLRPDRLKLLCLIHILRDEMEKRKEIPNEKKKEYRALLNRRLDELSLSALTPLAKELGIVPDMNLPENLQRAIQLVGAPPENIEYLKEAFAHGVPHNVLNAKYHEKEAIIIAEAGRKGAVTVATNMAGRGVDIILGGSIAPQVAQEGEEIDEEAEEQWRSFRRGRALPPPPLSEAERSKAAEEVRKLGGLFILGTERHESRRIDNQLRGRSGRQGDPGESRFYVSLEDELWRRFGDPSKQRLLAMWEESESVDVKLLSRLIEKAQKKVEAYNFEIRKHVLEYDEVMNEQRRVIYSERRRILEGHRLTPTIHDFIREKVEDSVMMFTLQDTRHAEVDAEGLFRRLEELFGISRWISVDDIKSRPADKLVDYLQEVALNAYAQREQELGSELMRALERWVMLRVINEKWMEHLANMDYLREGIGLRGYAQQDPLVAYKKEAYEMFQQMLASIQEDVVRWMYHVQVAPPQPQPNVQVTSMSGAGSTPADDGNGSARPASRAAAGTVVKTQKVGRNDPCPCGSGKKYKKCCMNKQGVS